CATTCGAAGGCGGTGGAAAGCTCGCGCGCAAGCACACCGATCTGAAGATCTCGTATATCGGAAACTGGACCGATGCCTCCGCTGCTCGCGAGGCGACGCTCGCTCAGATTTCGACGGGTGTCGATATGCTGATCCACAACGCAAACGAAGCTGCGCGTGGATTCTTTCAGGCCGTCGAGGAGAACCCAAAGGTCTTCGCCTTCGGCACGAACAAGAACCAGAATGATCTCGCGCCGACCTCGATCCTGGCTTCGGCCACGCTCGATGTTCCCGGTGCCCTGCTGCTCGTGGCCCGCGAAGTGAGGTCGGGCCAGTTTTATCCCCGCTCGATTCGTTTCGGGTTGCGCGACGGGGTCGTGCGCATCGAGTGGAACGATGCGCTGCGCTCGCGCATTCCAGATCCTGTCTGGGACGGTGTCCAGAAATTGATTGCGGATGTGAAGTCCGGATCGGTCACCGTACCTCGCGCCGGGTTCTAGGATCCGTGGCGCGGGTCGCCCTTCGCGAAATCCACAAGCGTTTCGGCGCTACG
The sequence above is a segment of the bacterium genome. Coding sequences within it:
- a CDS encoding BMP family ABC transporter substrate-binding protein; amino-acid sequence: FEGGGKLARKHTDLKISYIGNWTDASAAREATLAQISTGVDMLIHNANEAARGFFQAVEENPKVFAFGTNKNQNDLAPTSILASATLDVPGALLLVAREVRSGQFYPRSIRFGLRDGVVRIEWNDALRSRIPDPVWDGVQKLIADVKSGSVTVPRAGF